The following coding sequences are from one Gemmatimonadaceae bacterium window:
- a CDS encoding metallophosphoesterase produces MAFAFIKSGFRVSLVVVFAGVACTNGGPTPPISTTQTLTAVGDVASCTSQGDEATAALVDGIPGTIILAGDIAYESGTAKEFGDCYDPSWGRHRARTRPAPGNREYETPGAIPYYAYFGANAGPPGRGYYSFDLGDWHIVSLNSNVSAAAGSAQEQWLRADLAASDAHCTLAYWHHPMFSSGLHGSQAVMRDIFRVLYEFNADVVIAAHDHHYERFAPQTVDGAADPARGIREFVVGTGGHSLYPAIFARANSERRYSSGYGVLRLELESEGYRWEFVPVTAGVTVDSGTGVCH; encoded by the coding sequence ATGGCGTTTGCATTTATTAAATCGGGCTTCCGAGTATCTCTCGTTGTGGTGTTTGCGGGCGTTGCCTGCACTAACGGCGGGCCAACGCCCCCGATCAGTACCACGCAGACGCTCACTGCGGTGGGAGACGTTGCCAGCTGCACCTCTCAGGGAGATGAAGCGACTGCCGCACTCGTCGACGGCATTCCCGGAACGATCATTCTCGCCGGCGACATCGCCTACGAGTCGGGGACGGCAAAGGAATTCGGCGACTGCTACGACCCCTCATGGGGACGCCACCGCGCTCGCACGCGTCCAGCACCGGGAAACCGCGAGTACGAAACACCCGGTGCCATTCCCTACTATGCGTACTTCGGCGCGAACGCCGGTCCTCCCGGGAGGGGATACTACTCGTTCGATCTCGGTGACTGGCACATCGTTTCGCTCAACAGCAACGTCAGCGCGGCTGCCGGGTCGGCTCAGGAGCAGTGGCTCCGTGCTGACCTCGCGGCGAGCGACGCGCATTGCACGCTCGCGTACTGGCACCATCCGATGTTCAGCTCGGGCCTGCACGGCAGCCAGGCTGTCATGCGGGACATTTTCCGCGTGCTATACGAGTTCAATGCCGACGTCGTCATTGCCGCCCACGATCACCATTACGAGCGGTTTGCTCCGCAGACGGTGGATGGCGCTGCCGACCCGGCCCGCGGAATTCGCGAGTTCGTCGTTGGAACGGGGGGACACTCGCTTTATCCGGCAATATTTGCGCGCGCCAACAGCGAACGACGGTACTCCAGCGGTTACGGTGTTTTGCGGCTCGAGCTCGAGTCAGAGGGTTACCGCTGGGAGTTCGTTCCTGTTACGGCGGGCGTCACAGTCGACTCCGGCACTGGCGTCTGTCACTGA
- a CDS encoding cyclase family protein, whose translation MRPNRFVFLLLFATACETATQKPLDLATATVVDLTYDFDSKTLYWPSSPSGFELKELSRGPTPGGYFYSANLLSAPEHGGTHLDAPIHFFERGLTVDKIPVRQLVAPAVVIDVTGRASADPDYRLSVEDLRAWEGTNGRIQQGTIVMLRTGWGKRYGDRKAYFGDDTPGATDKLHFPSYGADAVRVLVNERRVGALGVDTPSIDYGQSRDFIVHQISAAAGVPGLENVANLDSLPVRGAWVVALPMKIGGGSGGPLRIIALLPNP comes from the coding sequence ATGCGCCCGAACAGGTTCGTCTTTCTTCTACTGTTTGCGACGGCGTGCGAAACGGCGACGCAAAAACCGCTCGACCTCGCAACTGCGACGGTTGTCGATCTGACCTACGACTTCGACTCGAAAACTCTCTATTGGCCCAGCTCGCCGAGTGGATTCGAGCTGAAGGAGCTGTCTCGGGGCCCGACGCCAGGCGGCTATTTTTATTCGGCGAACCTGCTCAGCGCGCCCGAGCACGGAGGTACGCATCTCGACGCGCCGATCCACTTCTTCGAGCGCGGGCTGACGGTCGACAAGATTCCCGTGCGTCAGCTCGTTGCGCCGGCCGTGGTGATAGATGTTACGGGGCGCGCAAGCGCGGATCCCGACTATCGTCTGTCGGTCGAGGATCTGCGGGCATGGGAAGGGACGAACGGCCGAATTCAGCAGGGCACGATCGTGATGCTTCGCACCGGCTGGGGGAAACGTTACGGCGACCGGAAGGCGTACTTCGGCGACGACACTCCGGGTGCGACGGACAAGCTGCACTTCCCCTCGTACGGCGCGGATGCCGTGCGTGTTCTCGTGAACGAGCGGCGCGTAGGCGCGTTGGGTGTCGACACGCCGAGCATCGACTACGGGCAGTCGCGCGATTTCATTGTGCACCAGATCTCGGCTGCGGCGGGCGTTCCGGGTCTGGAAAACGTCGCGAACCTGGATTCTCTGCCGGTGCGCGGCGCGTGGGTAGTGGCATTGCCGATGAAAATCGGCGGAGGCTCCGGCGGTCCGCTGAGGATTATCGCGTTGCTACCGAACCCGTAA